The following proteins come from a genomic window of Chloroflexota bacterium:
- a CDS encoding plastocyanin/azurin family copper-binding protein codes for MQVLSIRRIVAVLLALLVATPFGYGVLPSPAAAGTTTWQDVAGAERGDEGIEALAYLPTEFVIHDGDSITWTFPTGEPHTVTLVYPFGTSNLTHEKCNGTDSNTGACTWDGSSGVNSGRIQDGGTFTVTFGPAVSPGDYVFQCLFHKSMTGTVHVQAANTSYPHDQQFYTQQGQQQARQLIQEANQLAAEERQATVAGHSGDAVTIGDGFATSTSTSNPSGTLQSVMIARFLQPTTTVHVGDTVTFTANDANTPHTVTLGVEPGNPQATVGLTVVGTPSPPVAGAATPSSPYPQLGVGPTISSGFLGDSVPIWHGSSFKLTFTQAGTYRYYCALHDDLGMVGTVNVIPKGHQS; via the coding sequence GTGCAGGTCTTGTCGATTAGACGAATTGTAGCCGTCCTACTCGCGCTTCTCGTGGCCACGCCCTTTGGGTACGGCGTTCTTCCCTCGCCGGCGGCGGCGGGAACCACGACCTGGCAAGACGTCGCTGGGGCCGAGCGCGGCGACGAAGGAATCGAGGCGCTCGCGTACCTTCCAACCGAGTTCGTCATACACGACGGCGACAGCATCACCTGGACCTTTCCAACCGGTGAACCCCACACCGTGACACTCGTCTATCCGTTCGGAACATCTAACCTAACACACGAAAAGTGCAACGGCACAGACTCCAATACCGGCGCATGCACCTGGGACGGATCGAGCGGAGTGAACTCCGGCCGCATTCAGGACGGCGGAACGTTCACCGTCACCTTTGGCCCCGCGGTTAGTCCTGGCGACTATGTTTTCCAATGCCTGTTCCACAAAAGCATGACCGGTACCGTTCACGTGCAAGCCGCCAATACGTCGTACCCGCACGACCAGCAGTTCTACACACAGCAAGGCCAGCAGCAAGCCCGTCAGCTCATTCAGGAAGCGAACCAGCTTGCGGCCGAGGAGCGGCAGGCCACCGTTGCGGGTCACAGCGGCGATGCCGTTACCATCGGCGACGGGTTTGCCACCAGTACGTCGACGTCGAATCCGAGCGGCACGCTGCAAAGTGTGATGATCGCACGGTTTCTCCAGCCGACCACCACGGTGCACGTTGGGGATACGGTTACGTTCACCGCGAACGATGCCAACACCCCGCACACGGTGACACTGGGCGTTGAGCCGGGCAATCCGCAGGCGACCGTTGGTTTGACGGTCGTGGGTACACCCAGCCCGCCCGTTGCTGGCGCGGCCACCCCGAGCAGTCCCTATCCGCAACTGGGCGTTGGACCAACCATTAGCTCGGGATTTCTCGGGGACAGCGTGCCAATTTGGCACGGTTCGAGCTTCAAGCTCACGTTCACGCAGGCAGGCACGTACCGGTACTACTGCGCGCTCCACGACGATCTCGGGATGGTCGGCACCGTGAATGTGATCCCGAAGGGGCATCAATCCTAG